AGATCTAAGCTTCTTTTGATATAATGTTGAGTATTAGTTTTCTTGATGGCCCCTGTATTCTGTTTTAATCATGAAGCTCTGAACTTTTATTACCTGATGTGTATGTCGCTTTTGCTTGTCTGCTAAATCGATTTCACTGTGAGAAGCTTTGTCTGAACTTTTATTACCTGGGTGTTTAAATTATTGTTTTCATTCTATCTTCATGTCATATCTGGAGCTCTCTTCTTCATTATTTCTTGTCTCCGTATACACCGGCAATTGTATGTAACACTTGTCTCTGTTTTTAATTGTTCATAGCAATGTCTGAGGCACGGACTAATGCACCTAGTGCCGGTGGCAGCCAATGCACCCAAGGTTTGGGGGTTAAGAGCACTCAGTTTTCACCTAATTTATGCACATCCAGTAGGCAACGACATTAACCAAATTTGATTTGCCTCTATGCTGATTCTCTGTTATAGGCCGCAGTCAGTATCGCCGCTCAAGCTTCCGCCCGTGCGACCGCCCTCGCAGATCTTGGTCTGACCGTGAAGAGCTGATACTAATCTCCGCTTTGAAGGAACTTGTTGCCACAGGATGGAAGTCAGACAATGGCTTCCGAGGTGGATATGCACAAAAGATAGAGGAATGGTTGAAAAATGAGTTCCCAACTACTGATTTGAAGGCAACGCCACACATTCAATCCAAGATTACTACATGGAAAAGGAACTACTACTCGCTGTCCAAAATACTCGACCGTAGTGGGGTTGGCTTCAACGTACACAAtgatttcaaaattgattgCTCGGATGACCAATGGGATCAAATCGTGAGGGTATGTGATAGTTGTATATTCTTCACTCTTTCATGGTTTAAAATTTGTTGATCTGCCATGTCTTCACTTGTGCGCCCGCACACTCATTTTTCCATTGCAGCAAGATCCCAATGCCCGCACCATGCGCCACAAAGCTTGGCCTCTCTGGGATGATTGGAAGATGATATTTGGGAACGATAGGGCCACTGGAGGGACTGCTGAGGGTATTGGCGAGGCAGTGGCTAACAATACCACGGATGAGGCATTTACATCTATCGGGGAAAGTGCTGATTACTACCCAAGCTTTGAAGACTTTCTAGGGTCTGATCAAGTCCAACCCGGCTACACAAATGAAGTTGTTGATGACAACAGCGCTCAAAGTGGGCAGAACGTGGCTGCAAACACTAATGCGCCTCCTGCTCCTGCTCCAAAAAAAATGACTCGTAAACGCAAGAGCTGTGATGATGATTCTGCTTTGCTCAACCTCCTTAGCAACTTGCATGCTGAAACGAATGCACGTTTGGATAAGTTGACCGCTCGTATTGGTTA
This DNA window, taken from Salvia splendens isolate huo1 chromosome 18, SspV2, whole genome shotgun sequence, encodes the following:
- the LOC121777592 gene encoding uncharacterized protein LOC121777592 gives rise to the protein MSEARTNAPSAGGSQCTQGRSQYRRSSFRPCDRPRRSWSDREELILISALKELVATGWKSDNGFRGGYAQKIEEWLKNEFPTTDLKATPHIQSKITTWKRNYYSLSKILDRSGVGFNVHNDFKIDCSDDQWDQIVRQDPNARTMRHKAWPLWDDWKMIFGNDRATGGTAEGIGEAVANNTTDEAFTSIGESADYYPSFEDFLGSDQVQPGYTNEVVDDNSAQSGQNVAANTNAPPAPAPKKMTRKRKSCDDDSALLNLLSNLHAETNARLDKLTARIGYEIDLGQARKEIFRHLGNIPELTESQRYDLCDIIGKENSRLEIFTGLPDASKPGYVRRIIEKEGLN